One window of the Actinomyces wuliandei genome contains the following:
- the nrdI gene encoding class Ib ribonucleoside-diphosphate reductase assembly flavoprotein NrdI — protein MSSQPPGAPLLVYFSSTSENTHRFVGRLGLPSVRIPLRPGDGALRVEEDYVLVVPTYGGGSVKGAVPKQVIRFLNDPRNRALCRGVITSGNTNFGQAYGLAGDIIASKLGVPLLYRYELLGTPTDVERVTQGLDNFWQTR, from the coding sequence ATGAGCAGCCAGCCTCCCGGGGCGCCCCTCCTGGTCTACTTCTCCTCCACCTCGGAGAACACCCACAGGTTTGTCGGCAGGCTGGGCCTGCCCAGCGTCCGTATCCCCCTGCGCCCCGGGGACGGGGCGCTTCGGGTGGAGGAGGACTACGTCCTGGTGGTGCCCACCTATGGCGGTGGTTCTGTCAAGGGCGCAGTGCCTAAGCAGGTCATCAGGTTCCTCAACGACCCGCGCAACCGGGCCCTGTGCCGAGGGGTCATCACCTCGGGCAACACCAACTTCGGCCAGGCCTACGGCCTGGCCGGCGACATCATTGCCAGCAAGCTGGGCGTGCCCCTGCTGTACCGCTACGAGCTGCTCGGCACCCCGACCGACGTGGAACGCGTCACGCAAGGATTGGACAACTTTTGGCAGACACGCTGA
- a CDS encoding PTS sugar transporter subunit IIC encodes MTLTLPVSSAALGVVLGLSGAAAGAATVGCTTQVVGFAVASFRENRWSGLLSLGQGTSMLQMPNILRRPLIWVPPTLASAVLGPVSTVVAHVESNSVGSGTGSAGLVGQIMTWQTMNSSVPPGRLALTILILQVLAPALLTLAISELMRARGWICPGDMALARA; translated from the coding sequence ATGACCCTCACCCTGCCGGTATCCTCGGCGGCGCTAGGCGTCGTCCTGGGACTGTCCGGTGCGGCTGCGGGCGCCGCGACAGTCGGCTGCACCACGCAGGTGGTGGGGTTCGCCGTCGCCTCGTTCCGGGAGAATCGCTGGTCGGGGCTCTTGTCCCTGGGGCAGGGCACCTCAATGCTGCAGATGCCTAACATCCTACGACGCCCGCTGATCTGGGTACCGCCCACACTGGCCTCGGCCGTGCTCGGGCCCGTGTCCACCGTGGTGGCACACGTGGAGTCCAACTCGGTGGGCTCAGGCACGGGCTCCGCCGGACTGGTGGGGCAGATAATGACCTGGCAGACCATGAACAGCTCCGTGCCCCCAGGAAGGCTGGCGCTGACCATCCTCATCCTTCAGGTGCTCGCGCCAGCGCTACTCACCCTGGCCATCAGCGAGCTCATGCGCGCCCGAGGCTGGATCTGTCCGGGAGACATGGCCCTGGCGAGGGCCTGA
- a CDS encoding Rid family detoxifying hydrolase: MTATHVTAVATAAAPAAVGPYSQGVSTGETSGSLVFVSGQIPLDPAVGALVEGDVAAQAEQVLRNLGAILAEAGLGYGDVVKTTVLLADIADFAVVNEVYARFFEGEVLPARAAFGVAALPLGARVEIEAVAVRP, translated from the coding sequence ATGACCGCCACCCACGTCACCGCCGTCGCCACTGCCGCCGCCCCCGCCGCCGTCGGTCCCTACTCCCAGGGGGTGAGCACGGGGGAGACCAGCGGCAGCCTGGTCTTTGTCTCCGGCCAGATCCCGCTGGACCCTGCGGTCGGCGCCCTCGTCGAGGGGGACGTCGCGGCCCAGGCCGAGCAGGTGCTGAGGAACCTCGGCGCCATCCTGGCCGAGGCCGGCCTGGGTTACGGCGACGTCGTCAAGACCACCGTGCTGCTGGCCGACATCGCCGACTTCGCTGTGGTCAACGAGGTCTACGCCCGGTTCTTTGAGGGGGAGGTCCTGCCCGCCCGCGCCGCTTTCGGCGTGGCCGCCCTTCCGCTGGGGGCAAGGGTGGAGATCGAGGCCGTGGCCGTGCGCCCCTGA
- the gabT gene encoding 4-aminobutyrate--2-oxoglutarate transaminase, whose product MSHPPLPQSLHLATPLPGPRAQALDERAAASLPRALSAVTPTFAHATDRGVLEDVDGNRLIDLASGIAVTTVGGAAPRVAQAVAAQARELTHTSFTVTRYEGYVQVAERLNALAPGELPRKTALFNSGAEAVENAVKLARRHTGRPAVICLDHAFHGRTLLTMSLTAKVSPYKDGFGPFAPETYRVPGSYPFRDGLDGATAAERSLAQVDSQVGADNVAAVVIEPIQGEGGFIVPAPGFLPALQQWCHDHGAVLVVDEIQTGIARTGAWFACEDEGVVPDLVTTAKGLAGGMPLSAVTGRADIMDAVGPGSLGGTYCGNPVACAAALATLDTIEEEDLCSRARALGQTTLATLRRWQAQDPRIGEVRGRGGMLALELVDPATGRPDAALTARTAATARRNGLVLLTCGTDSNVIRLLPPLTIPDELLAQGLDILADALAGSR is encoded by the coding sequence ACACCCGCCGCTTCCACAGTCACTCCACCTGGCCACCCCGCTGCCCGGTCCCCGCGCCCAGGCGCTCGACGAGCGCGCAGCCGCCTCGCTCCCCCGGGCGCTGAGCGCAGTGACACCGACCTTTGCCCACGCCACCGACCGCGGCGTCCTGGAGGACGTGGACGGCAACCGCCTCATCGACCTCGCCTCAGGCATCGCCGTGACCACTGTGGGCGGCGCGGCCCCTCGGGTCGCCCAGGCCGTCGCCGCCCAGGCCCGCGAGCTGACCCACACCTCCTTCACGGTGACCCGCTACGAGGGCTACGTGCAGGTCGCCGAGAGACTCAACGCCCTGGCCCCCGGGGAGCTCCCCCGGAAGACGGCCCTGTTCAACTCGGGCGCGGAGGCGGTGGAGAACGCCGTGAAGCTGGCCCGTCGCCACACCGGCCGCCCGGCCGTCATCTGCCTCGACCACGCCTTCCACGGGCGGACCCTGCTCACCATGAGCCTGACCGCCAAGGTGTCCCCCTACAAGGACGGATTCGGCCCGTTTGCCCCCGAGACCTACCGCGTGCCCGGGTCCTACCCCTTCCGTGACGGCCTGGACGGTGCCACGGCGGCCGAGCGCTCGCTGGCCCAGGTGGACAGCCAGGTCGGTGCCGACAACGTCGCCGCCGTCGTCATCGAGCCGATCCAGGGAGAGGGGGGCTTCATCGTCCCGGCCCCCGGGTTCCTCCCCGCCCTCCAGCAGTGGTGCCACGACCACGGGGCCGTCCTCGTCGTCGACGAGATCCAGACCGGTATCGCCCGCACAGGCGCCTGGTTCGCCTGTGAGGACGAGGGAGTCGTGCCTGACCTGGTCACCACCGCGAAGGGCCTGGCCGGGGGCATGCCCCTGTCTGCCGTCACCGGCCGCGCCGATATCATGGACGCCGTCGGCCCAGGCTCGCTGGGCGGCACCTACTGCGGCAACCCGGTGGCCTGCGCTGCCGCCCTGGCCACCCTCGACACCATCGAGGAGGAGGACCTGTGCTCACGGGCACGTGCCCTCGGGCAGACCACACTGGCGACCCTGCGGCGCTGGCAGGCCCAGGACCCCCGTATCGGCGAGGTCCGTGGGCGCGGCGGCATGCTGGCCCTGGAGCTGGTCGACCCCGCCACCGGCCGACCCGACGCGGCGCTGACAGCCCGCACGGCGGCCACGGCCCGCCGCAACGGGCTGGTCCTGCTCACCTGCGGCACCGACTCCAACGTCATCCGGCTCCTGCCGCCGCTGACCATCCCCGACGAGCTCCTCGCCCAGGGGCTGGACATCCTCGCAGACGCCCTGGCGGGCTCACGCTGA
- a CDS encoding DUF5129 domain-containing protein, with the protein MKPSLVVRLGGLRAVTIFVAVISVGLTLVVSAPLVALWPFGRTHHPTVEIHDEADLFHADSLADSLQGLTFRQDVHVAVVSVPGDDIDNLNAKVLSYARTQDTDVPWISQEDSNYWADGLIILAVAPQSRWVGCYFGEDLKPTLEQQEAAQDAARPQLRKADWAGGMVAMGEDLADLIGRPGGNRETGIVLSVLLGLGGVSLIGSYLYCGGAARRRTAAARRFYAQVTHDYETTELAAGTIPGSEPYGAQVLARYRWFRQEYEAVTRLFRDHGEPVGAQWFSWRVLRRATSLQKRSAYLDTLDDVVVNATALLTMGHGWEASWLNEQGPVLEDLQSLTSLCDRVDRQGLKVPTTVEREWGRAQKQRLDTMTSELADSRLTPSEALTELDRMADELRVRANALVGTALDADSSRYAADRRRRYQQSQARSSPVAYTGRWMLDSGHGTYSPHSTIRLNPSSPARLVLGLSGGAQGGSAGSASSFVPVSELVVGYSSAASYTPFSSSGDGSGSSSFSGGFGGGGGGFSGAGSSSRF; encoded by the coding sequence ATGAAACCGTCCCTTGTTGTCCGCCTAGGAGGACTGCGCGCTGTCACCATCTTCGTGGCTGTGATCAGCGTCGGTCTGACGCTCGTCGTCTCTGCGCCACTTGTGGCGCTGTGGCCCTTCGGACGCACTCACCACCCCACGGTGGAGATCCATGATGAGGCAGACCTCTTTCACGCGGACTCCCTGGCGGACAGCCTCCAGGGGCTGACCTTCCGGCAGGACGTCCACGTGGCTGTGGTCTCCGTGCCCGGTGACGACATTGACAACCTCAACGCCAAGGTGCTCAGCTACGCCCGCACCCAGGACACGGACGTCCCCTGGATCTCCCAGGAGGACTCGAACTACTGGGCCGACGGCCTCATCATCCTGGCTGTCGCCCCTCAGTCGCGGTGGGTCGGCTGCTACTTCGGGGAGGACCTCAAGCCGACGCTGGAACAGCAGGAGGCGGCTCAGGACGCTGCCAGGCCCCAGCTGCGCAAGGCCGACTGGGCCGGCGGCATGGTGGCCATGGGCGAGGACCTCGCCGACCTCATCGGCAGGCCGGGTGGGAACAGGGAGACAGGCATTGTGCTGTCGGTCCTGCTTGGGCTGGGAGGTGTCAGCCTCATCGGCTCCTACCTGTACTGCGGCGGGGCTGCGCGTCGCCGCACTGCCGCCGCGCGCCGGTTCTACGCGCAGGTGACCCACGACTACGAGACCACTGAGCTCGCGGCCGGGACGATCCCAGGCTCAGAGCCGTACGGGGCGCAGGTCCTTGCCCGGTACCGCTGGTTCCGTCAGGAGTACGAGGCGGTGACGCGGCTCTTCCGTGACCACGGTGAGCCGGTGGGCGCCCAGTGGTTCAGCTGGAGGGTGCTGCGACGAGCAACCAGCCTGCAGAAGCGCTCCGCCTACCTGGACACGCTGGACGACGTCGTTGTCAATGCCACAGCACTGCTCACCATGGGACACGGCTGGGAGGCGTCCTGGCTCAACGAGCAGGGGCCGGTGCTGGAGGATCTGCAGTCCCTGACGAGCCTGTGCGACCGGGTCGACCGCCAGGGGCTTAAGGTCCCCACGACAGTGGAGCGTGAGTGGGGGCGGGCACAGAAGCAGCGGCTGGACACGATGACCAGCGAGCTTGCTGACTCGAGGTTGACTCCCTCGGAGGCTCTCACCGAGCTGGACCGTATGGCCGACGAGCTGCGCGTGCGGGCCAACGCACTGGTCGGGACCGCCCTGGACGCGGACAGTTCCCGGTACGCTGCGGACCGGCGGCGGCGCTACCAGCAGTCCCAGGCCCGCAGCAGCCCCGTGGCCTACACCGGCCGCTGGATGCTTGACAGCGGCCACGGCACCTACAGCCCGCACTCTACGATCCGTCTCAACCCGAGCTCCCCGGCCCGCTTGGTGCTGGGTCTGTCAGGCGGTGCGCAGGGTGGCTCGGCCGGGTCGGCCAGCTCCTTCGTCCCGGTCTCGGAACTGGTGGTGGGCTACTCCTCCGCGGCCTCGTACACGCCGTTCTCCAGCAGCGGGGACGGCTCAGGCTCCAGCAGCTTCAGTGGTGGCTTTGGAGGCGGGGGTGGTGGCTTCTCCGGGGCAGGCTCCTCCTCCCGGTTCTGA
- a CDS encoding HTH domain-containing protein, whose product MDAAARRQAILTCLEEATPQAASSLGRQLGASRQIIVGDVALLRATGHAIQTTNRGYVLARPSSRPRRVIHVQHGREQVGTEFGVIVDVGATALDTTVEHRLYGQITVDLLIMTAPTSTASWSA is encoded by the coding sequence ATGGACGCAGCAGCGCGCCGCCAGGCCATCCTGACCTGTCTGGAGGAGGCCACCCCACAGGCAGCCAGCAGCCTGGGCAGGCAGCTCGGCGCGTCCAGGCAGATCATCGTTGGCGACGTCGCTTTGCTGCGCGCCACCGGTCATGCCATCCAGACCACCAACCGCGGCTACGTACTGGCACGGCCCAGCTCACGCCCGCGCCGCGTCATCCACGTCCAGCACGGGCGCGAGCAGGTGGGCACCGAGTTTGGCGTGATCGTCGACGTCGGCGCCACGGCCCTGGACACCACGGTGGAGCACCGCCTCTACGGCCAGATCACCGTGGACCTGCTCATCATGACCGCACCGACCTCGACCGCTTCCTGGAGCGCATGA
- a CDS encoding NAD-dependent succinate-semialdehyde dehydrogenase, with product MTYNLAQASPELVSYLEDLRPEEGLLLDGSMTGACDGALFDVVDPASGEVLARCADASTQEASRAVDAAAAALGPWGATAPRERAEVLRRAFTLMVEEADDLARLISAENGKSLADARAEVLYAAEFFRWFSEEAVRTEGGFGVSPAGGTRTIVTHRPVGVVAMITPWNFPAAMGTRKIAPALAAGCTVVLRPASLTPLTAVALGRLLQRAGVPAGVVSIVPSTRSAEVSQAWLADSRVRAVSFTGSTEVGRTLLEQAARRVLVASMELGGNAPFVVAADADVEAAVAGAVQAKLRGGGQACTAANRFYVHVDVAKDFTEALGAVVRDLRVGPPLADSTNQLGPMVSAHARDQVNALVEDAVQAGARVAASSACPQGGGGFFLPARVLADVAPDAQVVRTEIFGPVAPVVTWREEEDLLRWVNDSEHGLAGYVFSQDLGWALHLAERMEVGMVGVNRGLVSDPAAPFGGLKQSGLGREGAREGIREFQETQYFSVAW from the coding sequence ATGACCTACAACCTGGCCCAGGCCAGCCCCGAGCTGGTCTCCTACCTGGAGGACCTCCGCCCCGAGGAGGGCCTCCTCCTGGACGGGAGCATGACAGGCGCCTGCGACGGCGCCCTCTTCGACGTCGTGGACCCGGCCAGCGGGGAGGTGCTCGCCCGCTGCGCCGACGCCAGCACCCAGGAGGCGAGCCGGGCCGTCGACGCCGCAGCCGCCGCCCTGGGGCCGTGGGGGGCCACCGCTCCCCGCGAGCGCGCGGAGGTCCTGCGCCGCGCCTTCACCCTCATGGTGGAGGAGGCCGACGACCTGGCCCGGCTCATCAGCGCCGAGAACGGCAAGTCGCTGGCTGACGCGCGCGCCGAGGTCCTCTACGCCGCCGAGTTCTTCCGCTGGTTCTCGGAGGAGGCGGTGCGCACCGAGGGCGGGTTCGGCGTCTCCCCCGCCGGGGGGACCCGCACCATCGTCACCCACCGCCCCGTCGGGGTCGTCGCCATGATCACGCCCTGGAACTTTCCTGCCGCTATGGGCACCCGCAAGATCGCCCCGGCACTGGCTGCCGGGTGCACCGTGGTGCTGCGGCCCGCCTCCCTGACGCCGCTGACCGCCGTCGCGCTGGGGCGGCTCCTCCAGCGCGCCGGGGTGCCCGCCGGGGTCGTCAGTATCGTGCCCTCGACACGCTCCGCCGAGGTGTCGCAGGCCTGGCTGGCCGACTCCCGGGTGCGGGCGGTGTCCTTCACCGGGTCCACCGAGGTGGGGCGCACGCTCCTGGAGCAGGCGGCGCGGCGGGTGCTCGTCGCCTCCATGGAGCTGGGTGGCAACGCCCCCTTCGTCGTTGCCGCCGACGCCGACGTCGAGGCGGCTGTCGCCGGGGCCGTCCAGGCCAAGCTGCGTGGGGGCGGGCAGGCCTGCACGGCGGCCAACCGCTTCTACGTGCACGTCGACGTCGCCAAGGACTTCACCGAGGCGCTAGGTGCCGTGGTGCGCGACCTCAGGGTCGGGCCGCCGCTGGCGGACAGCACCAACCAGCTCGGCCCCATGGTCAGCGCCCACGCCCGCGACCAGGTCAACGCCCTGGTGGAGGACGCCGTGCAGGCCGGGGCACGTGTGGCAGCGAGCTCGGCGTGCCCGCAAGGGGGCGGCGGGTTCTTCCTGCCGGCGCGGGTGCTGGCCGACGTCGCTCCTGACGCACAGGTGGTACGCACCGAGATCTTCGGCCCGGTCGCGCCCGTGGTCACCTGGCGGGAGGAGGAGGACCTCCTGAGGTGGGTCAACGACAGCGAGCACGGGCTGGCCGGGTACGTGTTCTCCCAGGACCTGGGCTGGGCGCTGCACCTGGCCGAGCGCATGGAGGTGGGCATGGTCGGAGTCAACCGGGGCCTGGTGTCCGACCCTGCTGCTCCCTTCGGAGGGCTCAAGCAGTCCGGGCTGGGGCGTGAGGGCGCCCGCGAGGGTATCCGTGAGTTCCAGGAGACGCAGTACTTCTCCGTCGCCTGGTAG
- a CDS encoding Glu/Leu/Phe/Val family dehydrogenase: MTQPSTPVDGPASSPLDDAKAQLADAVEFLGLDAGTHRMLATSRKEVTVSVPLRRDDGSMELCLGHRVQHNISRGPAKGGIRYSRSVDLDEVRALAMWMTWKCALLDLPYGGAKGGVAIAPEAYSERELERLTRRYTSELIPILGPGKDVPAPDMGTNEQTMAWIMDTYSVSIGYTVPGVVTGKPVDLGGSQGRAAATSRGVVYSVLNAMEALGLEPGRSSAVVQGFGKVGRGTVRFLHDAGVTVLAVSDVHGAVRNDAGIDVPALERHVDTEGTVAGFPGADPMNDATEIFSVPCDVAVPAAVEGVITAETAPRVQARLVVEAANGPTTPAADAVLADRDVLVVPDILANGGGVVVSYFEWVQGNQAYWWTKEEVNDRLRTRMNKAWAEVTTFARDHDLSLRTAATTMAVKRVAEAHDSRGLYP, from the coding sequence GTGACCCAGCCCAGCACCCCCGTAGACGGCCCAGCCAGCAGCCCCTTGGACGACGCCAAGGCCCAGCTCGCTGACGCCGTGGAGTTCCTCGGCCTGGACGCCGGGACGCACCGCATGCTCGCCACCTCCAGGAAGGAGGTGACAGTCTCCGTCCCGCTGCGTCGCGACGACGGCTCCATGGAGCTGTGCCTGGGCCACCGGGTCCAGCACAACATCTCCCGTGGCCCGGCCAAGGGAGGCATCCGCTACTCCCGCAGCGTCGACCTGGACGAGGTCCGCGCCCTGGCGATGTGGATGACCTGGAAGTGCGCCCTGCTCGACCTGCCCTACGGCGGCGCCAAAGGGGGCGTGGCTATCGCCCCCGAGGCCTACTCCGAGCGCGAGCTCGAGCGCCTCACCCGCCGCTACACCTCCGAGCTCATCCCCATCCTGGGGCCGGGCAAGGACGTCCCCGCCCCCGACATGGGCACCAACGAGCAGACCATGGCCTGGATCATGGACACCTACTCCGTGTCCATCGGATACACGGTGCCCGGTGTGGTCACCGGCAAGCCCGTGGACCTGGGAGGCTCCCAGGGGCGCGCAGCCGCCACCTCGCGCGGTGTCGTCTACTCGGTCCTCAACGCCATGGAGGCCCTCGGCCTGGAGCCCGGCAGGTCCAGCGCCGTCGTCCAGGGCTTCGGGAAGGTAGGACGCGGCACCGTCCGCTTCCTCCACGACGCCGGGGTCACAGTCCTGGCCGTCTCCGACGTCCACGGCGCCGTGCGCAACGACGCCGGCATCGACGTGCCCGCCCTGGAGAGGCACGTCGATACCGAGGGGACAGTCGCGGGCTTCCCCGGCGCCGACCCGATGAACGACGCCACCGAGATCTTCTCCGTCCCCTGCGACGTCGCCGTACCCGCCGCCGTGGAGGGCGTGATCACTGCGGAGACGGCGCCCCGTGTCCAGGCCAGGCTCGTCGTCGAGGCCGCCAACGGCCCCACGACACCAGCCGCCGACGCCGTCCTGGCCGACAGGGACGTGCTCGTGGTCCCCGACATCCTGGCCAACGGCGGGGGAGTCGTCGTGTCCTACTTCGAGTGGGTCCAGGGGAACCAGGCCTACTGGTGGACCAAGGAGGAGGTCAACGACCGGCTGCGGACCCGCATGAACAAGGCCTGGGCCGAGGTGACCACCTTCGCCCGCGACCACGACCTGTCACTGCGCACCGCAGCGACCACCATGGCCGTCAAGCGTGTCGCCGAGGCACACGACTCCCGCGGCCTGTACCCGTGA
- the nrdH gene encoding glutaredoxin-like protein NrdH: MAITVYSKPNCVQCSATYRALDKAGLAYRTVDVTQDAEALEQVRALGYAQAPVVTAGSDHWSGFRPDRIKALAAAAEAVAV; the protein is encoded by the coding sequence ATGGCGATCACCGTCTACAGCAAGCCCAACTGCGTCCAGTGCTCGGCCACCTACCGCGCCCTGGACAAGGCCGGCCTGGCCTACCGGACGGTGGACGTCACCCAGGACGCTGAGGCCCTGGAGCAGGTCCGTGCCCTGGGGTACGCCCAGGCGCCGGTGGTCACCGCTGGCAGCGACCACTGGTCCGGCTTCCGGCCGGACAGGATCAAGGCCCTGGCGGCTGCGGCTGAGGCCGTCGCCGTCTGA
- a CDS encoding SLC13 family permease: MSPTTAPSPPVPASSEHPAPQLVRRRRSIGVTLGLALAVLAYIAFPSSAVDQVNAAAAASGQEAAFTDTGLRTVAATAVLLGVWWMTEAIPLAATALLPLVIFPALQVAEFEEVATPYASDTIFLFMGGFMLALTMQRWNLHRRVALTVVLLVGTRPRSLILGFMIATGFLSMWVSNTATAVLMLPIGASVLGLVSSLTGSRQRIRRFATALMLGIAYAASIGSVGTIIGTPPNALLVAYLSETHGVNIGFGQWMLVGVPLAAVLMVVAWWLLVYVLLPPEIDTVPGGREVIEEELRSLGAMSGGEVRVSIVFLAAAASWVLVPTLLERTGAALNISDALIAMATAALLFLLPGDRAQRTRLLDWATAKELPWDVLLLFGGGLSLSSMFSELGLSIWIGEQARGLEVLPTVLFVAAVALLVIVLTELTSNTATAAAFLPIMGGVAVGIGLTQQEPANVLLLTAPVALSATFAFMLPVATPPNAVAYGSGYVQLGDMVRAGIWLNVIGMALVTLAVMGLVVPVFGLSL, encoded by the coding sequence ATGAGTCCGACCACCGCCCCGTCCCCGCCCGTCCCAGCCTCCTCCGAGCACCCGGCACCGCAGCTGGTGCGGCGCCGTCGCAGTATCGGAGTCACGCTGGGGCTTGCCCTAGCAGTGCTGGCTTACATCGCCTTCCCCTCCTCCGCCGTCGACCAGGTCAATGCCGCGGCCGCAGCCTCCGGCCAGGAGGCCGCCTTCACCGACACAGGCCTACGCACGGTCGCCGCAACCGCCGTGCTGCTGGGCGTGTGGTGGATGACCGAGGCGATCCCGCTGGCTGCCACCGCCCTGCTGCCCCTGGTCATCTTCCCAGCCCTCCAGGTGGCTGAGTTCGAGGAGGTAGCGACCCCCTACGCCTCAGACACGATCTTCCTGTTTATGGGCGGGTTCATGCTGGCCCTGACCATGCAGAGGTGGAACCTCCACCGTCGCGTCGCCCTGACGGTGGTGCTGCTGGTGGGGACCCGGCCCCGGTCCCTCATCCTGGGCTTCATGATCGCCACCGGCTTCCTGTCCATGTGGGTGTCCAACACGGCCACGGCCGTGCTCATGCTGCCTATCGGCGCCTCCGTGCTGGGGCTGGTCTCCTCCCTGACCGGCAGCAGGCAGCGGATACGGCGGTTCGCCACCGCGCTGATGCTCGGCATCGCCTACGCCGCCTCCATCGGCTCAGTCGGCACGATCATCGGGACCCCGCCCAACGCCCTGCTGGTGGCCTATCTGTCGGAGACCCACGGGGTCAATATCGGCTTCGGGCAGTGGATGCTGGTAGGGGTGCCACTGGCCGCCGTCCTCATGGTGGTGGCCTGGTGGCTGCTGGTCTACGTGCTTCTGCCTCCCGAGATCGACACGGTTCCCGGAGGCCGCGAGGTCATTGAGGAGGAGCTGCGCAGCCTGGGAGCCATGAGCGGCGGGGAGGTACGCGTCAGCATCGTGTTCCTGGCTGCGGCCGCCTCCTGGGTGCTCGTCCCCACCCTGCTGGAGAGGACCGGGGCAGCGCTGAACATCTCTGACGCCCTCATCGCCATGGCGACCGCCGCCCTCCTGTTCCTCCTGCCCGGGGACCGCGCCCAGAGGACCCGCCTGCTGGACTGGGCCACCGCCAAGGAGCTGCCGTGGGACGTGCTGCTGCTGTTCGGTGGCGGGCTGTCCCTGTCGTCGATGTTCTCCGAGCTCGGGCTGTCGATCTGGATCGGGGAGCAGGCCAGGGGGCTGGAGGTACTGCCCACTGTCCTGTTCGTGGCCGCGGTGGCACTGCTGGTCATCGTGCTCACCGAGCTGACCTCCAACACCGCCACGGCAGCCGCCTTCCTGCCCATCATGGGCGGCGTGGCCGTCGGTATCGGGCTGACCCAGCAGGAGCCCGCCAACGTCCTGCTGCTGACGGCGCCGGTCGCCCTGTCAGCGACCTTCGCCTTCATGCTGCCGGTGGCTACACCACCCAACGCCGTGGCCTACGGGTCGGGCTACGTCCAGCTCGGCGACATGGTTCGGGCCGGGATCTGGCTCAACGTGATCGGCATGGCGCTGGTGACGCTGGCCGTCATGGGCCTGGTGGTCCCGGTGTTCGGGCTGAGCCTGTAG